In the genome of Desulfuromonas sp. DDH964, one region contains:
- a CDS encoding metallophosphoesterase family protein, with amino-acid sequence MNKQPDNALAGLPARRLLAVGDIHGCHELLAQLLREVGPGADDRLVFLGDYVDRGPDSRGVIDTLLVLVERWPQTIFLRGNHEQMFLDFIDGRASWIFLANGGQQTLDSYGAATRNEIPASHQAFLRQLPTSYRCGEFLFVHAGLRPGVAPEDQREEDLLWIRAEFLDSDYDWGQTIVFGHTPQPRPLLAARRIGLDTGAVYGRQLTCCDLLSRRCWQVG; translated from the coding sequence ATGAACAAGCAACCGGATAACGCGTTGGCCGGCCTCCCTGCCCGGCGCCTGCTGGCGGTCGGCGATATTCATGGCTGCCATGAGCTGCTGGCGCAACTGCTGCGCGAGGTCGGCCCGGGCGCTGATGATCGCCTGGTTTTCCTCGGCGACTATGTCGATCGCGGCCCCGACAGCCGTGGCGTCATCGACACCCTGCTGGTATTGGTAGAGCGCTGGCCGCAGACCATCTTCCTGCGCGGCAACCATGAACAGATGTTCCTCGATTTCATCGACGGCCGCGCTTCCTGGATCTTCCTGGCCAACGGCGGACAACAGACCCTGGACAGCTACGGAGCCGCTACGCGAAATGAAATTCCAGCCAGCCACCAGGCATTTCTGCGCCAGTTGCCCACCAGCTACCGCTGCGGCGAGTTCCTTTTCGTGCATGCCGGCCTCCGTCCCGGGGTGGCGCCTGAGGACCAGCGCGAGGAGGACCTGCTCTGGATTCGCGCTGAATTTCTCGACTCGGATTACGACTGGGGGCAGACCATCGTCTTCGGCCACACCCCGCAGCCACGGCCGCTCCTCGCCGCACGACGCATCGGCCTCGACACCGGCGCGGTCTATGGCAGGCAGTTGACCTGCTGCGATCTACTCAGCCGCCGTTGCTGGCAGGTGGGCTGA
- a CDS encoding peptidase U32 family protein — MAKVELLAPAGDLEKLQAALDYGADAVYAGGERFGLRAQAGNFTLDALARGRELCARRGRRLYLTLNAELRPGEEADLAAYLEALRPLDLDAYIISDPGVLALARRCDPRRPLHLSTQASTTNAGALAFWRQAGVGRVNLARELSLSEIRALAMAATGVELEVFVHGAMCVAWSGRCLLSAALTGRSANQGACAQPCRWRYALVEETRPGEYFPIEEDGRGSYLFNSRDLCLLEDLPALLGAGVSSLKIEGRMKSVYYVAAVTRVYRAAIDSWLNNPDSWRCDPRWLEELDKVSHRPYDRGFLAGHRTALVHPGDSRYRRSWDFVGVVLAAAGGVGEVAVRNRFFPGESLELIGPQMRQAELVVGTLHDAAGLPLTVAQPNARVRMPLPGARPGDLLRREKREHD; from the coding sequence ATGGCGAAGGTTGAACTGCTGGCCCCGGCCGGTGATCTCGAGAAATTGCAGGCCGCCCTCGATTACGGCGCCGATGCCGTCTACGCCGGCGGGGAGCGTTTCGGCCTGCGGGCCCAGGCGGGGAATTTTACTCTCGACGCCCTGGCCCGCGGGCGTGAACTTTGTGCGCGCCGGGGGCGACGGCTCTACCTGACCCTCAACGCCGAATTGCGCCCCGGTGAGGAGGCTGACCTGGCGGCCTATCTTGAGGCGCTGCGTCCCCTCGATCTCGACGCCTATATCATATCCGATCCCGGGGTGCTGGCCCTGGCCCGGCGCTGTGACCCCCGGCGCCCCCTGCACCTGTCGACCCAGGCCAGTACCACCAATGCCGGTGCCCTGGCCTTCTGGCGCCAGGCCGGGGTCGGGCGGGTCAATCTGGCCCGGGAACTCTCCCTGTCGGAAATCCGGGCACTGGCCATGGCCGCCACCGGGGTCGAACTGGAGGTCTTTGTCCACGGCGCCATGTGTGTCGCCTGGTCGGGGCGCTGCCTGCTCAGCGCCGCCCTCACCGGGCGCAGCGCCAACCAGGGGGCCTGCGCCCAGCCCTGTCGCTGGCGCTATGCCCTGGTGGAAGAGACCCGGCCGGGGGAGTATTTCCCCATCGAGGAGGATGGCCGTGGCAGCTACCTCTTCAACAGCCGGGACCTCTGTCTGCTCGAAGATCTGCCGGCCCTGCTCGGCGCCGGGGTCAGCAGCCTGAAGATCGAAGGGCGCATGAAGAGTGTCTACTATGTCGCCGCGGTGACCCGGGTCTACCGGGCCGCCATCGACAGCTGGCTGAACAACCCCGACAGCTGGCGCTGCGACCCGCGCTGGCTTGAAGAGCTCGACAAGGTGAGCCACCGTCCCTACGACCGCGGGTTTCTCGCCGGCCATCGCACGGCCCTGGTCCATCCGGGGGACTCCCGCTACCGGCGCAGCTGGGATTTTGTCGGCGTGGTGCTCGCTGCCGCCGGCGGTGTCGGTGAAGTCGCGGTGCGTAACCGGTTTTTTCCCGGGGAGAGCCTGGAGCTGATCGGACCGCAGATGCGGCAAGCGGAGCTGGTGGTCGGCACGCTGCATGATGCCGCTGGCCTGCCGTTGACGGTGGCCCAGCCCAACGCCCGGGTCCGCATGCCGCTCCCCGGTGCCCGGCCCGGGGACCTGCTGCGCCGGGAAAAGCGGGAGCATGACTGA
- the ybgF gene encoding tol-pal system protein YbgF, producing the protein MRVRLRHLCLALIALCGVVACAPAVAPQGSGIEPERVLRLEQAVADVDQRLQHAQDNLMLLEARLIDQQQILEEIRRNLAAEKPARTTTATEPLPGQTPPTSPAPVSRQQPAATDLYLQAFADYAGGRYQQAANGFTQFLDTYAASDYAGNAQYWLAECQLAQKNYEAAARAFELTAERYPQNAKAPDALLKLAETQRQLGQTEQAAATGRLLRSRFPNSNAARKSLSTP; encoded by the coding sequence ATGCGGGTCCGCCTTCGCCATTTATGCCTTGCCCTGATCGCACTCTGCGGCGTCGTTGCCTGTGCGCCGGCGGTTGCCCCGCAAGGGTCCGGGATCGAGCCGGAACGGGTGCTACGCCTGGAGCAGGCGGTGGCCGACGTCGATCAGCGCTTGCAACACGCCCAGGACAACCTGATGCTGCTCGAAGCACGGTTGATCGATCAGCAGCAGATTCTCGAAGAGATTCGGCGCAACCTCGCCGCAGAAAAGCCAGCTCGCACTACGACCGCAACCGAGCCCCTCCCGGGGCAGACGCCGCCGACCTCCCCGGCCCCCGTTTCCCGCCAGCAGCCAGCGGCCACCGATCTTTACCTGCAGGCCTTCGCCGACTATGCCGGTGGTCGTTATCAGCAGGCGGCCAACGGCTTCACCCAATTTCTCGACACCTACGCCGCCAGCGATTATGCAGGCAACGCCCAGTACTGGCTGGCCGAATGCCAGCTTGCGCAAAAGAATTACGAGGCGGCCGCCAGGGCCTTTGAACTGACCGCCGAGCGTTACCCGCAGAACGCCAAGGCGCCCGACGCGCTGCTTAAACTGGCAGAGACCCAACGCCAGCTCGGCCAAACGGAACAGGCCGCCGCCACCGGCCGACTGCTGCGCTCGCGCTTCCCCAACAGCAACGCCGCCCGAAAATCACTTTCGACACCCTGA
- a CDS encoding LysM peptidoglycan-binding domain-containing protein — MTLKRTLLIACLLLLLPWSAFAREEPVIYTIKKGDTLWGISERFLKDPYYWPNLWANNPELPNPHFIYPGQKLAIYDGRIEIVPAPPEARQPEAVAAPATAETAGIPASAPVETAVVSPEETRIKALGGNIGFISPDQLQGVGTLVDTIDNRLMITRGDTVFLDMRDLAATEPGMLFDLFLPGKEVTHPVTGEAVGFRVVNLGVVRIEDTSGSVATGVVTTAQREIQRGARLRPYHEPPREIVLKQTDRQLSGYVVAAGGNQITLGLYDVVYLNIGSADGLETGNVVYISRPREASALTLKKKDFVAPEILLGNAVVLNTEAKTATALVVKVAAPIFRGDRVTTMVP, encoded by the coding sequence ATGACGCTCAAACGCACACTCCTGATAGCCTGTTTGCTCCTCCTGCTCCCCTGGTCGGCCTTTGCCAGGGAGGAACCGGTCATCTACACCATCAAGAAGGGGGACACCCTGTGGGGGATTTCCGAGCGCTTCCTCAAGGACCCCTACTATTGGCCGAACTTGTGGGCCAACAACCCCGAGCTGCCCAATCCGCACTTCATCTATCCCGGGCAGAAACTGGCGATCTACGACGGCCGGATCGAAATTGTCCCGGCGCCGCCCGAAGCCCGTCAGCCGGAAGCTGTCGCGGCACCGGCGACGGCTGAAACCGCCGGCATACCGGCCAGCGCCCCGGTGGAGACGGCCGTAGTGAGCCCGGAAGAGACCAGAATCAAGGCGCTGGGTGGGAATATCGGTTTTATCTCCCCCGACCAGCTGCAGGGGGTCGGCACTCTGGTTGACACCATCGACAACCGCCTGATGATCACCCGTGGGGATACGGTCTTCCTCGACATGCGCGACCTGGCAGCCACCGAACCCGGGATGCTTTTCGACCTCTTCCTGCCGGGCAAAGAAGTCACCCACCCGGTCACCGGAGAGGCGGTCGGCTTCCGGGTGGTCAACCTGGGTGTCGTGCGGATTGAAGACACCTCCGGCTCGGTTGCAACCGGGGTGGTCACCACGGCCCAGCGGGAGATCCAGCGCGGGGCGCGCTTGCGCCCGTACCACGAACCACCCCGCGAAATCGTCCTCAAGCAGACCGACCGCCAGCTGAGCGGCTACGTGGTAGCGGCCGGCGGCAACCAGATCACCCTCGGTCTTTACGATGTGGTCTATCTCAACATCGGCAGTGCCGACGGCCTGGAGACCGGCAACGTGGTCTATATCTCCCGGCCCCGCGAAGCGAGCGCGCTGACCCTGAAAAAGAAGGACTTCGTCGCACCGGAGATCCTGCTCGGCAACGCGGTGGTCCTCAACACCGAGGCGAAAACCGCCACCGCCCTGGTCGTCAAGGTAGCGGCACCGATCTTCCGTGGCGACCGGGTCACGACCATGGTCCCCTGA
- the dprA gene encoding DNA-processing protein DprA yields MTDSTRHWLRLHLTPGLGRRGLIRLMASFGSPAAALAAAPEAWQERAGIRAAVAQQIPSASDPVLQQAVAALEGCGARIVSLWDPAYPALLRQIHDPPALLYLRGTLPTHEAIQVAVVGARRASSAGRQLTGEICRPLAGEGLVIVSGLARGIDTAAHRAALAAGGRTVGVLGCGIDLVYPPENEALVEGILERGALLSEYPPGTPPLPGHFPGRNRIISGLCRGVLVVEAAAGSGSLITVDFALEQGREVFAVPGPVHSATSGGVNQLLKEGAHLVTEAGDILDILAPDRSHQVSAADDPCSTLEPRARQLFQELSREPLHIDDLTGRSGLTPMEVSTILLDLELQGCVEQLPGMRYIRHRRG; encoded by the coding sequence ATGACCGACAGCACCCGGCACTGGCTCCGCCTGCACCTGACCCCGGGACTTGGCCGCCGCGGCCTGATTCGCCTGATGGCAAGCTTCGGCTCACCAGCGGCGGCGCTCGCCGCCGCCCCCGAGGCCTGGCAGGAGCGGGCCGGTATCCGTGCTGCGGTCGCCCAGCAGATTCCATCCGCGAGCGATCCGGTCCTGCAGCAGGCGGTCGCTGCCCTCGAAGGGTGCGGCGCAAGGATCGTCTCCCTCTGGGACCCCGCCTATCCAGCGCTGTTGCGCCAGATCCACGACCCCCCTGCCCTGCTCTACCTGCGTGGCACCCTGCCGACGCATGAAGCGATCCAGGTCGCCGTGGTTGGCGCCCGCCGCGCCAGCTCCGCCGGTCGGCAACTCACCGGAGAAATCTGCCGCCCCCTGGCTGGCGAGGGTCTGGTGATCGTCAGCGGTCTTGCCCGCGGCATCGACACTGCCGCGCACCGCGCCGCCCTCGCCGCAGGGGGGCGGACCGTCGGCGTCCTCGGCTGCGGTATCGACCTGGTCTATCCGCCCGAGAATGAAGCCCTTGTCGAAGGAATCCTCGAAAGAGGTGCGCTCCTCTCCGAATATCCGCCGGGGACTCCGCCGCTGCCGGGACACTTCCCGGGGCGCAATCGCATCATCAGCGGCCTCTGCCGGGGCGTGCTGGTGGTCGAGGCGGCCGCCGGCAGCGGCTCGCTGATCACCGTCGACTTTGCCCTGGAACAGGGGCGCGAAGTCTTCGCCGTACCGGGCCCGGTTCACAGCGCCACCAGCGGCGGGGTCAACCAGCTCCTCAAGGAGGGGGCCCACCTGGTTACCGAAGCTGGCGACATTCTCGACATCCTCGCCCCCGACCGGAGTCACCAGGTGTCAGCGGCGGACGATCCATGCAGCACCCTTGAGCCCCGGGCCCGGCAACTGTTTCAGGAACTCTCCAGAGAGCCGCTGCACATCGACGATCTGACCGGGAGAAGTGGCTTGACACCCATGGAGGTTTCCACTATTTTACTGGACCTAGAACTGCAGGGCTGTGTGGAACAACTCCCGGGCATGCGTTATATCCGCCATCGCCGGGGGTGA
- a CDS encoding DUF494 family protein: MRERVLAIVSIITQYVLGERDTVTENDIVEELLAVGFDADEIDAAFSWMQNVGSAAPGKTRELTEVRSQRIFTAEEKRDITADARGLLIRLRTLGILDDEAQEEIIDRAMQVADDPVSLKEMKAIAALTLFSRNHEEWRREVDCFLDDDWVRLYH; the protein is encoded by the coding sequence TTGCGCGAACGGGTTCTAGCCATTGTCAGCATCATCACCCAGTACGTTCTGGGGGAGCGCGACACGGTTACCGAAAACGATATCGTCGAGGAATTGCTCGCGGTTGGCTTCGACGCCGATGAAATCGATGCGGCATTCAGCTGGATGCAGAATGTCGGCTCCGCTGCGCCCGGCAAGACCAGGGAGCTGACCGAAGTACGCAGCCAGCGAATCTTTACCGCCGAGGAAAAGCGGGACATTACCGCCGATGCCCGCGGTTTGCTGATCCGCCTGCGCACCCTCGGCATTCTCGACGACGAAGCCCAGGAAGAGATCATCGACCGCGCCATGCAGGTGGCGGATGACCCGGTCTCCCTCAAGGAGATGAAGGCGATCGCCGCCCTGACCCTCTTCTCCCGCAACCACGAGGAATGGCGCCGGGAAGTGGACTGCTTCCTGGACGACGACTGGGTTCGGCTTTACCACTGA
- the topA gene encoding type I DNA topoisomerase has product MAKSLVIVESPAKAKTIEKFLGKGFKVLASYGHVRALPSKQGMVDIANGFEPNYQILPESSKQIALLRKELQGADELILATDPDREGEAIAWHLLQALGIDEKGAKPRVRRVTFHEITAKAIQAAMAAPGQIARDLVDAQQARSILDYLVGFNLSPFLWKKIRYGLSAGRVQSVALRLICDREKEIEAFVTEEFWTLDALLANQAATLFKARLFAIDGKKLDKFAIANQAQADALVSALAGQPFQVASVNRSEKKRNPAPPFTTSTLQQEASRKLGFSARKTMSTAQKLYEGIDIGQGSVGLITYMRTDSVTLSTDATDEARQVITAVYGKDYALAKPRVYKSKAKNAQEAHEAIRPTTIANTPDQVKPFLSSDQYRLYKLIWMRTVASQMAAAILDASSVDLAAGDRYTFRATGQVVRFPGFMKLYIEGTDDAVEEQEGTLPLLTVGEELACRELNPEQHFTQPPPRFTEASLVKTLEEYGIGRPSTYASIMNTLVTRKYVRLEKRTFYPEDIGRVVNDLLTSHFAKYVDYDFTAQLEEDLDAIARGEEQWRPLLKGFWEPFIALLKQKEQEVRKEDLTTEKTDRDCPECGKPLVVKLGRSGKFLACSGFPECRHTEPLAAEEREEPVLSEEKCDKCGAPMLIKEGRFGKFLACSAYPACKNIQPLVKPKALGVACPECKEGELMEKKSRYGKIFYSCNRYPKCKYALWDPPVAEPCPKCSWPVLVDKTTKRDGTVRKCPQEGCDYKLVLVPPDKPAAAAKEKPKSKAASKKKPAKKTK; this is encoded by the coding sequence ATGGCAAAATCACTGGTCATCGTCGAATCACCGGCCAAGGCCAAGACCATAGAAAAGTTTCTCGGCAAGGGGTTCAAGGTGCTCGCCTCCTACGGCCACGTCCGGGCGTTGCCGAGCAAACAGGGGATGGTCGACATCGCCAACGGCTTCGAACCGAACTACCAGATCCTGCCCGAGAGCAGCAAGCAGATCGCGCTGCTGCGCAAGGAACTCCAGGGGGCTGACGAGCTGATCCTCGCCACCGACCCCGACCGCGAGGGAGAAGCGATCGCCTGGCACCTGCTGCAGGCGCTGGGGATCGATGAGAAGGGCGCCAAGCCCAGGGTACGCCGGGTCACCTTCCACGAGATTACCGCCAAGGCGATTCAGGCGGCGATGGCGGCGCCGGGACAGATCGCCCGCGACCTGGTCGACGCCCAGCAGGCCCGTTCGATTCTCGATTATCTGGTCGGCTTCAACCTCTCCCCCTTCCTCTGGAAGAAGATCCGCTACGGTCTCTCGGCCGGCCGCGTCCAGTCGGTGGCGCTGCGTCTGATCTGCGACCGGGAAAAAGAGATTGAAGCCTTCGTCACCGAGGAATTCTGGACCCTCGACGCCCTGCTCGCCAATCAGGCCGCCACCCTCTTCAAGGCGCGGCTCTTTGCCATCGACGGCAAGAAACTCGACAAGTTTGCTATCGCCAACCAGGCCCAGGCCGACGCACTGGTCAGTGCCCTCGCCGGGCAGCCGTTCCAGGTTGCCAGCGTCAACCGCAGCGAAAAGAAGCGCAACCCCGCGCCCCCCTTCACCACCAGCACCCTGCAGCAGGAGGCGAGCCGCAAGCTCGGCTTCTCGGCCCGCAAGACCATGAGCACGGCGCAGAAACTCTACGAGGGGATCGACATCGGCCAGGGCTCCGTCGGCCTGATCACCTATATGCGAACCGACTCGGTGACCCTGTCGACGGACGCCACCGACGAGGCCCGCCAGGTCATCACCGCGGTCTACGGCAAGGACTACGCGCTGGCCAAACCGCGGGTTTACAAGAGCAAGGCGAAGAATGCCCAGGAGGCCCATGAGGCGATCCGGCCAACGACCATCGCCAACACCCCGGACCAGGTCAAGCCGTTCCTCTCCTCCGACCAGTATCGCCTCTACAAGCTGATCTGGATGCGCACCGTCGCCTCGCAGATGGCAGCGGCGATCCTCGACGCCTCCAGCGTCGACCTTGCTGCCGGCGACCGCTACACCTTCCGCGCCACTGGCCAGGTGGTGCGCTTCCCCGGCTTCATGAAGCTTTACATCGAGGGGACCGATGATGCCGTCGAAGAGCAGGAAGGCACCCTGCCGCTGCTCACCGTCGGGGAGGAGCTCGCCTGCCGCGAACTGAACCCCGAGCAGCACTTCACCCAGCCGCCGCCACGGTTTACCGAGGCGAGCCTGGTCAAGACCCTGGAGGAGTACGGGATCGGCCGTCCCTCGACCTACGCCTCGATCATGAATACCCTGGTCACCCGCAAATACGTGCGCCTCGAGAAACGGACCTTCTACCCCGAAGATATCGGCCGGGTCGTCAACGATTTGCTGACCAGCCATTTTGCCAAGTACGTCGACTACGATTTCACCGCCCAACTGGAAGAGGACCTCGATGCCATCGCCCGCGGCGAGGAACAGTGGCGCCCCCTGCTCAAGGGGTTCTGGGAGCCCTTCATCGCCCTGCTCAAGCAGAAAGAGCAGGAGGTGCGCAAGGAAGATCTGACCACCGAAAAGACCGACCGCGACTGCCCCGAATGCGGCAAGCCGCTGGTGGTCAAACTCGGCCGTTCCGGCAAGTTCCTCGCCTGCTCCGGTTTCCCTGAATGCCGGCATACCGAGCCGCTCGCTGCCGAAGAGCGGGAAGAGCCGGTCCTCTCCGAAGAGAAGTGCGACAAGTGCGGCGCGCCGATGCTGATCAAGGAGGGCCGCTTCGGCAAGTTCCTCGCCTGCAGCGCCTATCCGGCCTGCAAGAACATCCAGCCGCTGGTCAAGCCCAAGGCCCTTGGCGTCGCCTGCCCTGAATGCAAGGAAGGGGAGCTGATGGAGAAGAAGAGCCGTTACGGCAAGATCTTCTACTCCTGCAACCGTTACCCCAAGTGCAAATACGCGCTCTGGGACCCGCCGGTCGCCGAGCCCTGCCCCAAATGCAGCTGGCCGGTGCTGGTCGACAAGACGACCAAGCGCGACGGCACCGTGCGCA